The nucleotide sequence AAAACACATTCATCATTAAATTCGTGCTTAAACTAGAGATTCAATAACATCATCTTTATAAAAATAAATTAAACAACGCATCTTAACCATTTTTACCGATGATTTATCATTTTAATATTTGGCAAACTCAACATTTAATGGCACAGTAATACTTAATTGAGATTTACACCGTTTTTTGGAGCTAGCCTATGTGTTCAATATTCGCCATTTTAGATATAAAATCAGACTCAATGCCTCTACGCCAAGTGGCGCTGGAAATGTCTAAACTGATGCGTCATCGCGGTCCTGATTGGTCTGGTATCTACAACTGTGATAAAGCTATTCTTGCCCATGAGCGACTCGCTATCGTTGATATTGAACATGGTGCTCAACCCCTACTTAGTGAGAATGAGAACATCATTCTTGCCGTTAACGGTGAAATTTATAACCATAAAGAACTCAAAGCTGAGTTAGGTGATAAATACAGTTATCGAACTAACTCTGACTGTGAAGTGATCTTGGCTTTGTATCAGGAATATGGCACCGAATTTTTGGATAAACTCAACGGTATTTTTGCTTTCGTTTTATACGACAAGGCCAAAGATTGCTACCTGATTGGCCGTGACCACATTGGTATTATTCCTCTCTATACAGGTCTAGATTCCGAAGGTAACTTCTATGTTGCCTCTGAAATGAAAGCGCTTATGCCAGTGTGTAAGACCATTGAGGAATTCAAGCCAGGGCATTACATGATTAGTGATAAAAGTAGCTCTGATGGTTATGTCCAGTATTACCAACGAGATTGGAGAGAGTTCGAGGCAGTGAAAGATAACCCTGCTAGTATCGATGATCTAAGAGAGGCATTAGAAGCTTCAATAAAGCGTCAGCTAATGTCTGATGTACCTTATGGCGTATTACTCTCTGGCGGTTTAGATTCATCAATTATCTCAGCAATCACTCAAACATTCGCTAAGCGTCGTATTGAAGATGATGGTGAAAGCGGCGCTTGGTGGCCACAACTTCACTCATTTGCCGTGGGCCTTGATGGAGCACCAGATTTAATTGCAGCTAAAAAAGTCGCCGATGCCATAGGCACTATCCATCACGAGATCACCTTTACTTTTCAAGATGGAATCGATGCGATTAAAGATGTAATCTATCACCTTGAAACTTATGATGTAACCACCATACGTGCTGCAACGCCTATGTATTTAATGGCGAGAAAGATTAAGGCTATGGGGATCAAGATGGTGTTGTCTGGTGAAGGTGCTGATGAGCTATTTGGCGGCTACCTTTATTTCCATAAAGCACCCAATGCTCAGGCGTTTCATGAGGAATTGGTGCGTAAACTCGACAAGCTCCACTTGTTTGATTGCCTACGAGCCAATAAGGCGATGGCTGCTTGGGGCTTAGAGGCTCGTGTTCCCTTCCTTGATAAGGAGTTTATTGATGTGGCAATGCGCATCAATCCAGAAGCTAAGATGTCTAAAGATGGCAAAATTGAGAAGCATATTCTACGTCAAGCCTTTGAGCATAAGTTACCCAAAGAGGTGGCTTGGCGTCAAAAAGAGCAGTTCAGCGATGGTGTCGGTTACTCTTGGATCGATGGTTTAAAAGAATTAGCCGCTGAGAAAGTGGATAATCTAAAACTGGTCAATGCCAAATACAAATTCCCATACAACACTCCAGAGACTAAAGAAGCCTACTATTACCGTTGTTTCTTCGAAGAATACTTCCCACTTTCGAGTGCAGCAGAAACAGTACCGGGAGGAAAATCAGTGGCATGTTCAACCCCAGAAGCATTAGCCTGGGATATTAGTTTACAGGGAATTATAGAC is from Shewanella sp. MTB7 and encodes:
- the asnB gene encoding asparagine synthase B — encoded protein: MCSIFAILDIKSDSMPLRQVALEMSKLMRHRGPDWSGIYNCDKAILAHERLAIVDIEHGAQPLLSENENIILAVNGEIYNHKELKAELGDKYSYRTNSDCEVILALYQEYGTEFLDKLNGIFAFVLYDKAKDCYLIGRDHIGIIPLYTGLDSEGNFYVASEMKALMPVCKTIEEFKPGHYMISDKSSSDGYVQYYQRDWREFEAVKDNPASIDDLREALEASIKRQLMSDVPYGVLLSGGLDSSIISAITQTFAKRRIEDDGESGAWWPQLHSFAVGLDGAPDLIAAKKVADAIGTIHHEITFTFQDGIDAIKDVIYHLETYDVTTIRAATPMYLMARKIKAMGIKMVLSGEGADELFGGYLYFHKAPNAQAFHEELVRKLDKLHLFDCLRANKAMAAWGLEARVPFLDKEFIDVAMRINPEAKMSKDGKIEKHILRQAFEHKLPKEVAWRQKEQFSDGVGYSWIDGLKELAAEKVDNLKLVNAKYKFPYNTPETKEAYYYRCFFEEYFPLSSAAETVPGGKSVACSTPEALAWDISLQGIIDPSGRAVQSVHESAY